A window of the Paenibacillus antri genome harbors these coding sequences:
- the yyaC gene encoding spore protease YyaC, translating into MERLYTVDGEGLKRELLDLRGKINGRPITFLCIGTDRSTGDALGPLVGTALSNAGYERVIGTLASPCDANTLPAWMTELAAVPAGAEAVVAIDAALGRPESVGRFQVTHVPMLPGASMGRNLPPVGDYGIAGIVNGNGIKSYAILQNTSLHRVMTMADTIVHAITAAFPR; encoded by the coding sequence ATGGAGCGATTGTACACGGTAGACGGCGAAGGATTGAAGCGCGAGCTGCTCGACCTGCGCGGCAAGATCAATGGAAGGCCGATCACGTTCCTGTGCATCGGAACGGACCGCTCGACCGGCGACGCGCTCGGCCCGCTCGTCGGCACGGCGCTGTCGAACGCCGGCTACGAGCGCGTCATCGGCACGCTGGCGTCGCCGTGCGACGCGAACACGCTGCCGGCGTGGATGACGGAGCTCGCCGCGGTTCCCGCGGGCGCCGAGGCGGTCGTCGCGATCGACGCGGCGCTCGGCCGTCCGGAGTCGGTCGGTCGCTTCCAGGTGACGCACGTGCCGATGCTGCCGGGCGCGTCGATGGGGCGCAATCTGCCGCCCGTGGGCGATTACGGCATCGCCGGCATCGTGAACGGGAACGGCATCAAGTCGTACGCGATCCTGCAGAACACGTCGCTGCATCGCGTCATGACGATGGCCGACACGATCGTGCACGCGATTACAGCAGCGTTCCCAAGGTAG
- a CDS encoding SOS response-associated peptidase has product MCGRFTLTADWGLVREWFFIEMAEQMERIAPRYNVGPGQDVLAVIAHEGKRRAGWLRWGLKPSWTGADGKAPAPLMNARAESLASRPTFKTLLARRRCLVPADGFYEWKKAADGKKQPMRVVLTDRPLFSFAALYDTYMAEDGTRHHSCVIVTTEPNRTMSAIHDRMPAILRREDEPLWLDRSVSAPDRLLPLLRPYDDAAMRAYPVSAAVGNVRWDAPACIEEVAPPEPPPTLGTLL; this is encoded by the coding sequence ATGTGCGGACGTTTTACGTTGACGGCCGATTGGGGCCTCGTCAGGGAATGGTTTTTCATCGAGATGGCGGAACAGATGGAGCGCATCGCTCCTCGATATAACGTAGGACCCGGGCAGGACGTGCTCGCGGTGATCGCCCATGAGGGGAAACGCCGGGCCGGCTGGCTCCGCTGGGGGCTGAAGCCGTCGTGGACCGGAGCCGACGGGAAGGCGCCCGCGCCGCTCATGAACGCGCGCGCGGAATCGCTCGCCTCGCGTCCGACGTTCAAGACGCTGCTGGCGCGCCGGCGCTGCCTCGTGCCGGCGGACGGCTTCTACGAATGGAAGAAGGCCGCGGACGGGAAGAAGCAGCCGATGCGCGTCGTCTTGACGGATCGGCCGCTCTTCTCGTTCGCGGCCCTATATGATACGTATATGGCGGAGGACGGCACGCGGCATCATTCCTGCGTCATCGTGACGACCGAGCCGAACCGGACGATGTCCGCGATTCACGATCGGATGCCGGCCATTCTTCGCCGCGAGGACGAGCCGCTCTGGCTCGATCGGTCCGTCTCGGCGCCGGACCGGCTGCTGCCGCTGCTCCGGCCGTACGACGACGCGGCGATGCGCGCCTACCCGGTGTCCGCGGCCGTCGGCAACGTCCGTTGGGACGCGCCCGCCTGCATCGAGGAGGTCGCTCCCCCGGAGCCGCCGCCTACCTTGGGAACGCTGCTGTAA
- a CDS encoding DUF1128 domain-containing protein codes for MDLTKATPENVDYMVEQIKTRLRMATGAAIKSTQFNEEMYEDLKDLYDMVMSKERFSISEIEAIVSELGNLRKG; via the coding sequence ATGGACCTTACGAAGGCGACGCCGGAGAACGTCGATTACATGGTCGAGCAGATTAAGACGCGGCTCCGGATGGCGACGGGAGCGGCGATCAAGTCGACGCAGTTCAACGAAGAGATGTATGAGGATTTGAAAGACCTCTACGATATGGTCATGAGCAAGGAGCGGTTCAGCATCAGCGAAATCGAGGCGATCGTCTCCGAGCTCGGCAATTTGCGCAAGGGGTAA